The DNA segment CGCTGCGGCATCATCATTTCGCTGGCTATGCCGGCGGCGATGATTCCGGCCGGAATCAGCAGCAGCCATCCCCAACCCTTAACGGAGGCCTCGGGTCGCGAAAGATGCAGGCCAACCACAATGGCGGAGATCGCCAGCGCCAGCGTGATCACGAATTTCAGATCGAAGAACGGGTTGCGCATCGCCGTCATGACGTCCGGCCGAACACCGAGCGCCATCATGAACATGATGAGCGAAACCGGCGCTGCAGCCAGCAACGCCAGCGCCAGTACGGATCCGACCGGCCGCATGCGATAGGGATTGTCGGCGGCGAGCGTTCGAATGAGCTGTTCGGTTTCCATTTTCAGTGCTCCCGCAGCTTGGCGGTGAGACCAGAGAGCGCGCGATGTAACGCGACCCGCACGGCTCCTTCGCTCATCGAGAACTTCGCCGCAGTATCCTTGATCGAAGCGCTTTCCACTGCAATCGACTGCAAGACGTCGCGCTGGCGCGGCGGCAACGTCTGCAACAGGCCTGCGATTTCACCGGCCGACGCCGTCTCGGCCGACGGCTGGTCTGGAATGGTCTCGGCAAAGTCGTCGATATTGACGAAGACCCTCCGGCCGCGCCGCCTGAGCGCGTCAATCAGCTTGTTGCGGGCGATGGCGAACAGCCACGGCGCGAACGGTGCGTTCACGTCCCAGGTATGCCGCTTCAGATGCACCGCTAGCAAAATATCCTGCACGACGTCCTCGGATTGATCGACCGGCTGACCGGCCCGCGCGAGCCCTCGGCGCGCCCCGGCCCTCAATACCGGCGTGACCGCCTTGAGCAGACGATGATACGCGGCGCTGTCGCCTGAAATGGCCAGCCGCATCAGGCCAGTCCACTCGTCTTTACCTTCGCGCACGCGCGCTCCCACACGTCATTTCGGCCGGGTTTTCAAATTGTTACGCCGCAAGACGCCAATCACGAGTTCGTGATGTAATTGGCGCAAGCGGAAATCGCGCCCGCCGGAATTGGCACCCGGGAGGCTCATAACACCGATCGCCCGCGCTAGTGGAGTGGATTTGACATTCGCTACACGCCTAGCCGCGAGTTCCAAAAGCGAATGTCAAATCCAAAACTCCACTAGAAACATATATTTCATAGTGGTCCTTTGATTCTAACATTCGCGAGAGTGCCCGCTGAGAAGAGAAGCGTATGTTAGAATCGGACCACTGGCACGTATCTGATGAATCACGGCAAATTTGGCCACCGGTGCTGGCATCGCGAGCGCCACGCCCCGGATTGGCCCGGACTCGTCAGAAGATTCCCTTTTTCTGCCCCGCTGTGGACACGCCGAGCGGTCTTTTTCCACCCGGGGCTGGCAACTAGGGGAGATTGCCGATGATCAGCACAGCCAGCGGGCGCTCGGCTTTCATTGTCGCCGCCGGACTCGTGGTCTTGCTTGCAAACCCGGTCACGGCCGCCACCGACGCCGACGATTCGGCGCCGGATTCGAAGGCCACCGCCGTCACCCATCGAACCATCAGGCACGCCTGGCATCATCGCAGACATTATGTGCATCTCAGATCCCATACGATCGCGGCGAAGGCCGACGACCAGGAAGCCGACAAGAAGGCGCCGGATGCTACGACCGCGCCCGCTGACAACAGGGCTTCATCGAATATCCCGCCGTCGATTGCCAATGCCAATGCGCAGATGCTGCTGGCCGGCGTGCAATTCAGCGCCGCAGCGGTCATTCCATCGGGCACCGACGTTCCGCCGACGGCATCCGACAACGCGCGCACTGCGACTGCCGACGGCGGAGCCTTCATGGTTGCCGCGGACCAGCTCAACGATGTCGACAAGACGCTGCAAGAAGGCGGCTCGGCGACGGCCGCGACCGCGAGTCCATCCGCGGCACCCGCCGATACGCCGCCCGCTACCGCCGCCGTCACAATGACGGGCGAGAGCTCGACCTGGGACCAGACCTCCCTGATCGGAAAAATCTTCATCGGCTTCGGGGCGCTGCTCACGGCGGCGTCGGCCGCGCGGATGTTCCTCGGCTGATGCCGGCAATCTGACGGCGGCGTGCCTCGGATCGCTGGCCGGACCACCTCGTTCGACCAGCGATTATTCGAAATGACGCCCACTTGAAGCCCACCGGGTCAACAGGCACATTTGCGAGCAAATGTGAGACCCGGAGTGCCCCATGAAAGCGTTCGAACACATCATCGTCGAAACCAGAGGCAAGGTTGGCGTGATCACGCTCAATCGGCCGAAGATGCTCAACGCGCTGTCGTTCGGCGTCTTCGGCGAGATTGCCACCGCCGTCGACGATCTCGAGGCAAACGACAGCATCGGCTGCATTGTCCTGACCGGCAACGAGAAGGCCTTTGCAGCCGGCGCAGACATCAAGGAGATGCAGCCGAAAGGCTTCATCGAGATGTTTTCGAACGACTTCATCGCGATCCGCGGCGACCGCGTTGCCACCTGCCGCAAGCCGACGGTTGCGGCCGTCAGCGGCTATGCGCTCGGCGGCGGCTGCGAGCTTGCCATGATGTGCGACATCATCATCGCTTCCGACACCGCGAAATTTGGCCAACCTGAAATCACGCTCGGCACGATACCCGGTATCGGCGGCACGCAACGGCTGACGCGCGCGATCGGCAAATCCAAGGCGATGGATCTCTGTCTCACCGGGCGGATGATGGATGCGGCGGAAGCCGAACGCTCCGGGCTCGTCAGCCGCATCGTTCCGTCAGACAAGCTGATGAGCGAAGTGATGACGATCGCGGAAAAGATCGCCGAGATGTCGCTTCCCGCGGCGGAAATGGCCAAACGCGCCATCAACCGCGCGTTCGAAACCCCGCTTTCCGAAGGCCTCCAGGTCGAGCGTGACCTCTTTCGATCGACCTTTGCACTGGAGGATCGCCTCGAGGGCATGGCGGCTTTCATCGAAAAGCGGAAGCCCGCCAACAAGAACAGGTAGCGATCGCTCAGCAAAACTGGCGGCTCATTCGCCTCGTCACGTCCCTTGGGTCTGCGCCAGGGCCGCAATCACCAGCGCCCGATAGAGCCGCTCCTGCCAGGTCGACGGCTTGTCCAGCCCCAGGCGCGTCAGGCATTGAGCTTCGGCTGACTGAAGCCGTTGCCGCCATCCCTGCCATATCAGCGCGGGCAAACGCTGTGGCGTGCGCTGCACCTCCTGCAGGAATTGCAAGGCCGGGATCAGGCACTGCTCGACATCGGTGAAATCGCTGCCGAACGGAAACGACGGAAGCAATCCGGCCTGGCGCGCCGGCCGCAGCGCCTCCGCAATCCGCTCCGGATAGTTTTCGCGGTAAGCGCCGGCGATCTCAAAACCCGCAGGCAGTTTGCCGGCGTCCTTTGCCT comes from the Bradyrhizobium erythrophlei genome and includes:
- a CDS encoding NrsF family protein; translated protein: METEQLIRTLAADNPYRMRPVGSVLALALLAAAPVSLIMFMMALGVRPDVMTAMRNPFFDLKFVITLALAISAIVVGLHLSRPEASVKGWGWLLLIPAGIIAAGIASEMMMPQRLPMMTRLVGSNSRVCMTSIPLLSLPLLAGALVGLRHGAPARPALAGAMAGLISAGLAATLYASHCTDDSPLFVATWYPIATAVVTAVGALIGAKVLRF
- a CDS encoding sigma-70 family RNA polymerase sigma factor, translating into MREGKDEWTGLMRLAISGDSAAYHRLLKAVTPVLRAGARRGLARAGQPVDQSEDVVQDILLAVHLKRHTWDVNAPFAPWLFAIARNKLIDALRRRGRRVFVNIDDFAETIPDQPSAETASAGEIAGLLQTLPPRQRDVLQSIAVESASIKDTAAKFSMSEGAVRVALHRALSGLTAKLREH
- a CDS encoding enoyl-CoA hydratase, encoding MKAFEHIIVETRGKVGVITLNRPKMLNALSFGVFGEIATAVDDLEANDSIGCIVLTGNEKAFAAGADIKEMQPKGFIEMFSNDFIAIRGDRVATCRKPTVAAVSGYALGGGCELAMMCDIIIASDTAKFGQPEITLGTIPGIGGTQRLTRAIGKSKAMDLCLTGRMMDAAEAERSGLVSRIVPSDKLMSEVMTIAEKIAEMSLPAAEMAKRAINRAFETPLSEGLQVERDLFRSTFALEDRLEGMAAFIEKRKPANKNR